Proteins from one Acidimicrobiia bacterium genomic window:
- a CDS encoding crotonase/enoyl-CoA hydratase family protein produces the protein MPVLEELTTKHCTVERDGAVVTLTMNRPEKKNALSGDMLAGLVMGYDYIDSEPSVRCAILTGAGGNFSSGADLVAMGQPSDDERVQKIMARGDNPHWKGLLRDYRLSKPLIAAVEGYAVAGGTEILQGTDIRVAGETAIFGVWEAKRGLFPLGGSACRLPRQIPYTLAMDILLTCRPITALEAQQMGLIGRVAPAGHALEVARAVADQVAANAPLSTQAILRAWRETEHMSDADAMQHQDTIGWEVFATEDAQEGPKAFAEKRSPNYVGR, from the coding sequence ATGCCCGTCCTCGAAGAGCTCACGACGAAGCACTGCACCGTCGAGCGCGACGGCGCGGTCGTCACGCTCACGATGAACCGTCCGGAGAAGAAGAACGCGCTGTCGGGCGACATGCTCGCCGGACTCGTGATGGGTTACGACTACATCGACTCGGAGCCGTCGGTGCGCTGCGCGATCCTCACCGGCGCGGGGGGCAACTTCTCGTCGGGCGCGGATCTCGTCGCGATGGGACAGCCGTCCGACGACGAGCGCGTGCAGAAGATCATGGCGCGCGGCGACAACCCGCACTGGAAGGGACTCCTGCGCGACTACCGCTTGTCGAAGCCGCTCATCGCGGCGGTCGAGGGCTACGCGGTCGCGGGCGGCACCGAGATCCTGCAGGGCACCGACATCCGCGTCGCGGGCGAGACCGCGATCTTCGGCGTGTGGGAGGCGAAGCGCGGGCTGTTCCCGCTCGGCGGTTCCGCGTGCCGGCTGCCACGGCAGATCCCGTACACGCTCGCGATGGACATCCTGCTCACGTGCCGTCCGATCACGGCGCTGGAAGCGCAGCAGATGGGCCTCATCGGCCGCGTCGCACCGGCGGGTCACGCGCTGGAAGTGGCGCGCGCGGTCGCGGATCAGGTCGCGGCGAACGCGCCGCTGTCGACGCAGGCGATCCTGCGCGCCTGGCGCGAGACCGAGCACATGAGCGACGCCGACGCGATGCAGCACCAGGACACGATCGGGTGGGAGGTCTTCGCGACGGAGGACGCGCAGGAAGGCCCGAAGGCGTTCGCGGAGAAGCGCTCCCCGAACTACGTCGGTCGATGA
- a CDS encoding acyl-CoA synthetase — translation MSGFWKFAQADPDYLAIVDPDGTEHAAGAVLARANQVVHALREVGLQPGDTVAAVLPNGSNPMHIYLAALQAGWYYVPINYRLSPPEIAYILQDSDAKAFVSHERFAALASAAADDAGIPADARLAHGNVPGFRDFDEVVDKQPTTQPEDRKTGVAMHYTSGTTGRPKGVRRKLPELDPDTSAELFTFFLLIFGIPQREGNVHLSTSPNYHTAVTTFAGNALHAGHTVVCMDKWDPEETLRLIETYGCTHTHMVPTQFHRMLQLPDDVRAKYDVSAMKWAIHAAAPCPVDVKQKMLAWWGPVIWEYYAATEGGGTVAPPEEWVQYPGTVGRTWPTSEIKIVDDDGNVCETGTPGTVWMRMGSGDFEYKGDKAKTDESHDAEGYFTVGDVGYFNDAGYLFLCDRKSDMIIAGGVNIYPAEIEGEILAHPGVGDVAVFGIPDDDMGEQIKAVVEPAAGVAPDDALRASIMEHLAGRLAKFKWPRSIDFSEELPREPTGKLLKRKLRDPYWENRERAI, via the coding sequence ATGTCGGGTTTCTGGAAGTTCGCGCAAGCCGATCCTGACTACCTCGCGATCGTCGATCCGGACGGCACCGAGCACGCGGCCGGCGCGGTGTTGGCGCGCGCGAACCAGGTCGTCCACGCGCTGCGCGAGGTCGGTTTGCAGCCCGGCGACACGGTCGCCGCGGTGCTGCCGAACGGCTCGAACCCGATGCACATCTACCTCGCGGCGTTGCAGGCCGGTTGGTACTACGTGCCGATCAACTACCGGCTGAGCCCGCCCGAGATCGCGTACATCCTGCAGGACAGCGACGCCAAGGCGTTCGTGAGCCACGAGCGCTTCGCCGCGCTCGCGTCGGCTGCGGCCGACGACGCCGGCATCCCCGCGGACGCCCGCCTCGCGCACGGCAACGTCCCCGGCTTCCGCGACTTCGACGAGGTCGTCGACAAGCAACCGACGACGCAACCCGAGGACCGCAAGACCGGCGTCGCGATGCACTACACGTCGGGCACGACCGGGCGGCCGAAGGGCGTGCGCCGCAAGCTCCCGGAACTCGACCCCGACACGTCGGCCGAGCTCTTCACGTTCTTCCTGCTGATCTTCGGCATCCCGCAGCGCGAAGGCAACGTGCACCTCTCGACGTCGCCGAACTACCACACCGCGGTCACGACCTTCGCGGGCAACGCGCTGCACGCGGGCCACACCGTCGTCTGCATGGACAAGTGGGACCCCGAGGAGACGCTGCGTCTCATCGAGACGTACGGCTGCACGCACACGCACATGGTGCCGACGCAGTTCCACCGCATGCTGCAACTGCCCGACGACGTGCGCGCGAAGTACGACGTGAGCGCGATGAAGTGGGCGATCCACGCGGCCGCTCCGTGTCCCGTCGACGTGAAGCAGAAGATGCTCGCGTGGTGGGGTCCGGTGATCTGGGAGTACTACGCGGCGACGGAAGGCGGCGGCACGGTCGCGCCGCCCGAGGAGTGGGTGCAGTACCCCGGCACCGTCGGACGCACGTGGCCGACGAGCGAGATCAAGATCGTCGACGACGACGGCAACGTCTGCGAGACCGGCACGCCCGGCACGGTGTGGATGCGCATGGGCTCGGGCGACTTCGAGTACAAGGGCGACAAGGCGAAGACCGACGAGTCGCACGACGCCGAGGGCTACTTCACGGTCGGCGACGTCGGGTACTTCAACGACGCGGGCTACCTGTTCCTCTGCGACCGCAAGAGCGACATGATCATCGCGGGCGGCGTGAACATCTACCCCGCGGAGATCGAAGGCGAGATCCTCGCGCACCCCGGTGTCGGCGACGTCGCGGTGTTCGGCATCCCCGACGACGACATGGGCGAGCAGATCAAGGCCGTCGTCGAGCCCGCGGCCGGCGTCGCGCCCGACGACGCGTTGCGCGCGTCGATCATGGAGCACCTCGCGGGACGGCTCGCCAAGTTCAAGTGGCCGCGCTCGATCGACTTCTCCGAAGAGCTGCCGCGCGAGCCGACCGGCAAGCTCCTCAAGCGCAAGCTGCGCGATCCCTACTGGGAGAACCGCGAGCGCGCGATCTGA
- a CDS encoding OB-fold domain-containing protein: MTETFVSHHVLEYPGGYTRSVGPVVGRFLTSLRDGKIEGVKISDGRVLVPPTEYDPVTSDPVGDFVEVGPLGTVETWTWVEKPRVGKQLLDKPFAFALIRPDGADTAWLHVVDAGSKDMMSTGMRVAPRWSAERVGSVRDIAAWVPLSDGEEAQTAPPRTNVSDEEEGPVTGMISPIRLEYDVTAGEALTRFLVGMSQGKIAGGRAPSSDEVYAASRGTDPKTGDPTSIEVDVADRGTVTTYCVVNIPGLSDLAPPVPYVSAQIVLDGANNMFFGLIRGLEVDEMRMGLRVKAVWAEELKPDYRSILHWEPSGEPDAEYDTYKEYL, encoded by the coding sequence GTGACCGAGACGTTCGTCTCCCATCACGTCCTCGAATACCCCGGCGGCTACACGCGATCGGTCGGTCCTGTCGTCGGCCGGTTCCTCACGTCGCTGCGCGACGGGAAGATCGAGGGCGTGAAGATCTCCGACGGCCGCGTGCTCGTGCCGCCGACGGAGTACGACCCGGTGACGAGCGACCCGGTCGGCGACTTCGTCGAGGTCGGCCCGCTCGGGACCGTCGAGACGTGGACCTGGGTCGAGAAGCCGCGCGTCGGCAAGCAACTGCTCGACAAGCCGTTCGCGTTCGCGCTCATCCGCCCCGACGGCGCCGACACCGCGTGGCTGCACGTCGTCGACGCAGGCAGCAAGGACATGATGAGCACGGGCATGCGCGTCGCGCCACGCTGGAGCGCGGAGCGCGTCGGCAGCGTGCGCGACATCGCGGCATGGGTGCCGTTGAGCGACGGCGAAGAGGCGCAGACCGCGCCGCCGCGTACGAACGTCTCGGACGAGGAAGAGGGTCCGGTCACCGGCATGATCTCGCCGATCCGGCTCGAGTACGACGTGACCGCGGGCGAGGCGCTGACGCGCTTCCTCGTCGGGATGAGTCAGGGGAAGATCGCGGGCGGGCGCGCGCCGTCTTCCGACGAGGTGTACGCCGCGTCGCGCGGCACCGACCCGAAGACCGGCGACCCGACGAGCATCGAGGTCGACGTGGCCGACCGCGGCACCGTGACGACGTACTGCGTCGTGAACATCCCCGGCCTGTCGGATCTCGCGCCGCCGGTGCCGTACGTGTCGGCGCAGATCGTGCTCGACGGCGCGAACAACATGTTCTTCGGGCTCATCCGCGGCCTCGAGGTCGACGAGATGCGCATGGGGCTGCGCGTGAAGGCGGTGTGGGCCGAGGAGCTCAAGCCCGACTATCGCTCGATCCTGCACTGGGAGCCGTCGGGCGAGCCCGACGCGGAGTACGACACGTACAAGGAGTACCTGTGA
- a CDS encoding thiolase domain-containing protein yields MRDVAVVSYAASAVAKDTNRNEVEIIVPVLREAIEGAGIPRKEIGFVCSGSLDYLFGGPFAFVAGVDAVGAWPPIRESHVEMDAAWALYEAWIAIQTGEVDSALVYGFSKGSLGDVSEVMTLQTDPYYTVPLWPTMPDMAALQARAYLEESGRDERDLAEVAARAQRNGKSNPHAVRAGDASADDLLKQPVTYDPLRDSDMFPVSDGATAVVIAADDVARRWCKRPAWIRGIEHRIEAHGLGVRDLASSESTRSSGAAAGVGSGSVDVAELHAQFSHEELILRDALGLGDDVDVNPSGGALAANVIMAAGLSRIGEVASRISAGSANRGVAHATSGPCLQQNLVCVLEGE; encoded by the coding sequence GTGAGGGATGTCGCGGTGGTCAGCTACGCCGCTTCCGCAGTCGCCAAGGACACGAACCGCAACGAGGTCGAGATCATCGTCCCGGTGTTGCGCGAGGCGATCGAGGGCGCGGGCATCCCCCGCAAGGAGATCGGCTTCGTCTGCTCGGGCAGCCTCGACTATCTGTTCGGCGGGCCGTTCGCGTTCGTCGCCGGCGTCGATGCGGTGGGCGCGTGGCCGCCGATCCGCGAGTCGCACGTCGAGATGGACGCGGCGTGGGCGCTGTACGAGGCGTGGATCGCGATCCAGACCGGTGAGGTCGACTCCGCGCTCGTCTACGGCTTCTCGAAGGGCAGCCTCGGCGACGTGTCCGAGGTGATGACGCTGCAGACCGACCCGTATTACACGGTGCCGCTGTGGCCGACGATGCCCGACATGGCCGCGCTGCAGGCGCGCGCCTACCTCGAGGAGTCGGGTCGCGACGAGCGCGACCTTGCCGAGGTCGCGGCGCGCGCGCAGCGCAACGGCAAGTCGAACCCGCACGCGGTTCGCGCCGGCGACGCGTCGGCGGACGACTTGTTGAAGCAGCCGGTCACCTACGACCCGCTGCGTGACAGCGACATGTTCCCGGTGAGCGACGGCGCGACCGCGGTCGTGATCGCGGCCGACGACGTGGCGCGACGTTGGTGCAAGCGGCCGGCGTGGATTCGCGGCATCGAGCACCGCATCGAGGCCCACGGGCTCGGCGTGCGCGACCTCGCCTCGTCGGAGTCGACGCGATCGTCCGGCGCGGCCGCGGGAGTGGGTTCCGGTTCGGTCGACGTGGCCGAGCTGCACGCGCAGTTCTCGCACGAAGAGCTGATCCTGCGCGACGCGCTCGGGCTCGGTGACGATGTCGACGTGAACCCGTCCGGCGGCGCGCTCGCCGCGAACGTGATCATGGCCGCAGGCCTGTCGCGCATCGGCGAGGTCGCGTCACGGATCTCGGCCGGCTCGGCGAACCGCGGCGTCGCGCACGCGACGTCGGGACCGTGCCTGCAACAGAACCTCGTGTGCGTCCTGGAGGGCGAGTAA